TGATTGTCGACGGAGTAACCGCGCCTCCTGGTCTCCTGGACAAGCCTCAGAAGATCATCGAGCGTTTGCGGCGAACGCGACGTCATGGACGGCGGCATGCCATCCTGAAAGCGACGGCGGATTTCACTGTCTGTCATACAACTCATGAAGGCGTGGCCCGTCGCTGTAAAAGCCATGGGCAAACGCATTCCAACCCGAAAGCTGAACCATGGCGTATGATCCGAGTTTCGAGCGCCGATATAAACGACCTCATTGCCGTCCAAAACGGAAAGCGTGATCGTCGCACCCTGCAGTTCAATCGCACCCTCATCCCAAATCCGTGCAAACTCGGCGGCGACGTCGCTGCGATGAGAAAAGGCCCGTGACCATCGCATCACATGGGGACCAATTGCAAATGTCTGGTCCGAGTTTCGGACAAGCAGATCAAGTGACGTAAGGGTGGCACATATGGCATGGACAGAACTTCGTGCCAGGTTCATCCGTCGACTGATCTCGGAGACGGTCAGCGCTCCCTGTTCCCCCGCTACAAGATCGAGAACCAAAGTAGAGCGATTGATCGCCGGAACCAAAGATTTTTTTGCCTTCGTATCCTCTGCCATTCTGATGGTTCACACCCTGAGTTCTTTCAATAACGAAATTGACGCAACGTCGATCTTCTGATTAGTATTCGATATAAAGAACGCTGTCCAGAATACTGAACAAACAGACTTGGTGAGGGTGAGTAACAGGATTGGCGAAAGTGTTGAAGGTCACGATACAGAACTAAGAAATATGCGTCTGATGGCTACGCATCTGAAGTTTGATGGGAGGAAATCTGAACATGAAGACCTGCGTATTTGCACTGACACTTGGCACTGCACTGGCATCGTCCGGTGCTGTGATGGCACAGGACAGTTTCAAGATCGGGGTGCCGGTCTTTCTGTCCGGCGCGGCAGCGGGACCATTCGGCGAACCGGAGAAACAGGCCGCCGAACTCCTGTTCGACGCGCTTAACGCGGGTGAGGTGCCGGGACCTTACAACACCGTCGGTATCAACGGCCGGACGATCGAGGCGCGTTTTACCGACGAGGCATCAGACGCGGCGGTCGAGTACCGCAACCTTGTCGAACGCGACGGGGTGGACGCGGTGATCGGCTACACGTCTTCGGGCAACTGCAAGACGGTGGCGCCGCTGGCCGAAGAATTGGAAACCTTTACCGTTTTCGTCGATTGCGGCACGCCCCAGATTTTCGAAGAAGTCGTCACCGACCCGAAATTCCTGTTCCGCACCGGACCGACGGCAACGTCCGACGCGGTTGGCGCGGCGCGTTACCTGGTCGATAGCGGCGCGGACCTGTCGCGCGTCGCCGGGATCAACCAGAACTACGCCTGGGGACAGGACAACTGGCGCGATTTCACCGCTTCGCTGAAGGCGCTGGATACCGGGTCGGAAATCGTGTCCGAACAGTTCCCGCAGCTTGGCGCGGGTCAGTACGGGGCCGAGGTCTCGGCGCTGCTGACATCATCGCCGACGGTGGTGTTCAACTCGTTCTGGGGCGGCGACCTGGAGGCGTTCGTGCTGCAATCCGCGCCGCGCGGGCTGTTCGCGCGCTCTACGGTGCTGATGACCTGCGGCGAGGCGCTGTTCCCGACGATCACCAAGGACGTTCCCGAAGGCGCGATCGTGTCCGCGCGCGGCCCGTTCAGCGTCTTTGCACCTGAAAACGAGCTGTCCACCTGGTTCTCGGCCGCCTACGAGGAACGGTTCGGCACCATGGCCACCTATCCCGCGTGGAAGATGGCGCAGGCCATCCTTGGCGCCAAGGCTGCGTTCGAGAAGGCGGGCGAAGGTGCGACCGGGGCCGATGCCGCCGCCGCCTTTGCCGGGATGGAATTCGAAGCGCCTTCGGGCACCGTGAAGATGGCGAATGCCAACGGGCACCAGGCCATCCAGGGCATCGGGTTCGGAACTTACGCGCTGGTGGACGGTGAACCCACGGTCGAGAACGTCAAGTTCTACGAGGCCGAATGCACCAGCCCGCCCGCCGACATGACCGCCGCCGCGTGGATCGAGGCCGGTTTCGAAGGCGCGATCTGCGACTGATCGCCTAGAACGGATCGGGACGCGAGGGTGCCGCGTCCCGCCCATTTCCGATCAACGGACGGACAAGATGCTGAAATTCTCCGCCATCATGCTCGACGGGATGAACTATGCCGCCTGGCTATTCCTGGTTGCCGTCGGGCTGACGCTGATCTACGGGGTCATGCGTATCCTTAACATCGCTCACGGGGCATTTTATGCCATCGGGGCCTATGTCTGCGCCTCGGCGCTTGGGGTCTATTACGGCGCGGGCCTGCCCGAGGCGCTGGCCTTCCTTGCCATGGGCGTGGCTGCGCTGGTGGCGGGCGTGGTGCTTGGCCTGGCCGTGGAACGCGGCGTGCTGCGGTTCCTTTACGGGCGCGACGAGGTGCTGATGGTACTGGTCACCTACGCGATGTTCCTGATCCTCGAGGACGCGGTGAAGATGATCTGGGGCGTGAACAGCTATTTCGTCTACCAGCCCTATGCCTATTTCGGCTTCGTCGAGATCGGCGGGCTGCCCTACCAGGTCTATGATCTGCTGATGGTCGTGCTGGCGGTGGTTCTGGGACTGGGGCTATGGTTCTGGCTGGAACGCACGCGGATGGGCCGGATGACCACTGCCGTCGTCGCCGACCGTGAAATCAGCGCGGCGATGGGGATCAACGTCACCCGCATCTTCGCGACAACCTTCGCCATTGGCACGGTGTTCGCCGTCGTGGGCGGCGTTGTGACCGCGCCGAAGATCGCCGTGACACCGGGTATCGGGGTCGAGGTCATCATCCTGGCCTTCGCGGTGGTCGTCATCGGCGGGCTGGGTTCTATCCCCGGCGCGGCCATCGGCGCGATCTTTGCCGGCTATGCACGCGCGCTGTGCGTTCACCTTGCGCCGCAATTC
This DNA window, taken from Qingshengfaniella alkalisoli, encodes the following:
- a CDS encoding branched-chain amino acid ABC transporter permease, which translates into the protein MLKFSAIMLDGMNYAAWLFLVAVGLTLIYGVMRILNIAHGAFYAIGAYVCASALGVYYGAGLPEALAFLAMGVAALVAGVVLGLAVERGVLRFLYGRDEVLMVLVTYAMFLILEDAVKMIWGVNSYFVYQPYAYFGFVEIGGLPYQVYDLLMVVLAVVLGLGLWFWLERTRMGRMTTAVVADREISAAMGINVTRIFATTFAIGTVFAVVGGVVTAPKIAVTPGIGVEVIILAFAVVVIGGLGSIPGAAIGAIFAGYARALCVHLAPQFDLFAIYAVMAAVLAVRPHGLFAKTSGRKI
- a CDS encoding ABC transporter substrate-binding protein encodes the protein MKTCVFALTLGTALASSGAVMAQDSFKIGVPVFLSGAAAGPFGEPEKQAAELLFDALNAGEVPGPYNTVGINGRTIEARFTDEASDAAVEYRNLVERDGVDAVIGYTSSGNCKTVAPLAEELETFTVFVDCGTPQIFEEVVTDPKFLFRTGPTATSDAVGAARYLVDSGADLSRVAGINQNYAWGQDNWRDFTASLKALDTGSEIVSEQFPQLGAGQYGAEVSALLTSSPTVVFNSFWGGDLEAFVLQSAPRGLFARSTVLMTCGEALFPTITKDVPEGAIVSARGPFSVFAPENELSTWFSAAYEERFGTMATYPAWKMAQAILGAKAAFEKAGEGATGADAAAAFAGMEFEAPSGTVKMANANGHQAIQGIGFGTYALVDGEPTVENVKFYEAECTSPPADMTAAAWIEAGFEGAICD
- a CDS encoding IclR family transcriptional regulator, with protein sequence MAEDTKAKKSLVPAINRSTLVLDLVAGEQGALTVSEISRRMNLARSSVHAICATLTSLDLLVRNSDQTFAIGPHVMRWSRAFSHRSDVAAEFARIWDEGAIELQGATITLSVLDGNEVVYIGARNSDHTPWFSFRVGMRLPMAFTATGHAFMSCMTDSEIRRRFQDGMPPSMTSRSPQTLDDLLRLVQETRRRGYSVDNQAVSDGMICFGCPVLNSANAPVAGVAVSLPVEEVTTEKETKIVTTLKGIASTISQRLGADLNT